A single genomic interval of Streptomyces sp. 1222.5 harbors:
- a CDS encoding acyl-CoA dehydrogenase family protein, giving the protein MRFLLDTEQRAFADSLRALLTATDTASAVREWSRGERAGGRALWRRFADAGVFGLAVPEARGGWGPRPVEVAVACVESGRHALPGPLAETVGAAVLLASLDDPAPAGRFLPGLLSGESMATLAPAGSYALDAEAAAVRLAVHGAGGAARPPAGRGTGLAEVRLAPAPAGSRPSLDPARRLSLLPSGGEVLASGPGVRPAVEHALTWSRLATAAQALGTGLALLDRTVAHVRRRTQFGVPIGSFQAVKHRLADAMIALEFARPLLFGAATTLRPADVAAAKLKACEAAYGTARAALQLHGAIGYTAEDDLSLLLTRARALRSAWGTPEECRDAVLEDAAGAASGLPGR; this is encoded by the coding sequence ATGCGCTTTCTCCTCGACACCGAGCAGCGGGCCTTCGCCGACTCCCTGCGCGCGCTGCTGACGGCCACGGACACCGCGTCGGCGGTACGGGAGTGGAGCCGGGGCGAGCGCGCGGGCGGCCGTGCGCTGTGGCGCCGGTTCGCGGACGCGGGGGTGTTCGGGCTCGCCGTCCCCGAGGCGCGGGGCGGCTGGGGCCCGCGTCCGGTGGAAGTCGCCGTGGCCTGCGTCGAGTCGGGCCGGCACGCGCTGCCGGGACCGCTGGCCGAGACGGTGGGCGCGGCCGTGCTGCTCGCCTCCCTGGACGACCCGGCACCGGCCGGCCGGTTCCTGCCCGGGCTGCTGTCGGGCGAGTCGATGGCGACCCTGGCGCCGGCCGGGTCGTACGCCCTGGACGCGGAGGCGGCCGCCGTCCGGCTGGCGGTGCACGGCGCCGGCGGCGCGGCCCGTCCCCCCGCCGGCCGCGGCACCGGCCTCGCCGAAGTCCGCCTCGCTCCCGCCCCCGCCGGCTCGCGTCCCTCGCTGGACCCCGCGCGCCGGCTGTCCCTCCTGCCGTCCGGCGGTGAGGTCCTCGCGAGCGGCCCCGGGGTCCGCCCGGCCGTGGAGCACGCGCTCACCTGGTCCCGGCTCGCCACCGCCGCCCAGGCCCTCGGCACCGGGCTCGCCCTGCTGGACCGGACGGTCGCGCACGTCAGGCGGCGCACCCAGTTCGGCGTGCCCATCGGCTCGTTCCAGGCGGTCAAGCACCGCCTCGCCGACGCGATGATCGCCCTGGAGTTCGCCCGGCCGCTGCTCTTCGGCGCGGCGACCACCCTGCGTCCCGCCGATGTGGCGGCCGCCAAACTGAAGGCCTGCGAGGCGGCGTACGGCACCGCCCGCGCGGCCCTCCAACTGCACGGCGCGATCGGGTACACGGCCGAGGACGACCTGTCCCTGCTGCTGACCAGAGCCCGCGCCCTGCGCTCGGCATGGGGCACACCCGAGGAGTGCCGGGACGCGGTCCTCGAGGACGCGGCCGGCGCGGCGTCGGGGCTCCCGGGCCGGTGA
- a CDS encoding acyl-CoA dehydrogenase family protein: MDLTHSEDDEKFRAEARAWLEAHVPRTPLPSLETAEGFAAHRAWEAELAADRWSVVSWPEKYGGRDAGLLRWLVFEEEYWAAGAPGRVGQNGVSLLASTLFDHGTEEQRARVLPPMASGEVVWAQAWSEPEAGSDLASLTSRAVRTPGGWRLSGQKTWSSRAAFADRAFGLFRSDPAAERPHQGLTYLMFDLRAPGVTVRPIRRLDGKPAFGELFLDEVFVPDEDVIGEPGRGWRIAMSTAGDERGLTLRSPGRFLAAAGRLLELWRAQGSPGRARAGVADAVIGARAYQLFTYAAASRLLDGAALGPESSMNKVFWSELDLALHETALDLLGEEGELADTAWAEGYVFSLAGPIYAGTNEIQRDIVAERLLGLPKGRR; this comes from the coding sequence GTGGACCTGACCCACTCCGAGGACGACGAGAAGTTCCGCGCCGAGGCCCGGGCCTGGCTGGAGGCGCACGTGCCGCGCACACCGCTGCCGTCCCTGGAGACGGCGGAGGGCTTCGCGGCGCACCGCGCCTGGGAGGCCGAACTGGCCGCGGACCGCTGGTCGGTGGTGTCCTGGCCGGAGAAGTACGGCGGCCGGGACGCCGGGCTGCTGCGCTGGCTGGTCTTCGAGGAGGAGTACTGGGCGGCGGGCGCGCCGGGCCGGGTCGGGCAGAACGGCGTCAGTCTGCTCGCGTCCACCCTCTTCGACCACGGCACGGAGGAGCAACGCGCGCGCGTGCTGCCGCCGATGGCCTCCGGCGAGGTGGTCTGGGCGCAGGCCTGGTCGGAGCCGGAGGCGGGCTCGGACCTGGCCTCGCTCACCTCCCGGGCGGTGCGCACCCCGGGCGGCTGGCGCCTGAGCGGGCAGAAGACCTGGTCCTCCCGGGCGGCCTTCGCCGACCGGGCCTTCGGGCTGTTCCGCAGCGATCCGGCGGCCGAGCGGCCGCACCAGGGGCTCACGTACCTGATGTTCGACCTGCGGGCCCCCGGCGTCACCGTCCGTCCGATCCGCCGCCTGGACGGGAAACCCGCCTTCGGGGAGCTGTTCCTGGACGAGGTGTTCGTGCCGGACGAGGACGTGATCGGCGAGCCCGGCCGGGGCTGGCGGATCGCGATGTCCACGGCGGGCGACGAACGCGGCCTCACCCTGCGCTCCCCCGGCCGGTTCCTCGCCGCCGCCGGCCGGCTGCTGGAGCTGTGGCGGGCCCAGGGCAGCCCCGGGCGGGCGCGGGCCGGGGTGGCGGACGCCGTGATCGGCGCCCGTGCCTATCAGCTGTTCACCTACGCGGCCGCCTCCCGCCTCCTGGACGGCGCCGCGCTCGGCCCGGAGTCCAGCATGAACAAGGTGTTCTGGTCCGAACTCGACCTCGCGCTGCACGAGACGGCACTCGATCTCCTCGGCGAGGAGGGCGAGCTGGCGGACACGGCGTGGGCGGAGGGGTACGTGTTCTCCCTCGCGGGCCCCATCTACGCCGGCACCAACGAGATCCAGCGGGACATCGTCGCCGAGCGCCTGCTCGGCCTGCCGAAGGGACGCCGCTGA
- a CDS encoding SDR family oxidoreductase encodes MTGVESPAYVPGHGLLRGRTAVVTAAAGAGIGGATARRFLEEGARVLISDAHTRRLKEYEAELGREFPGAVSAEPCDVTDEAQVRALFDAAAAEHGRLDVVVNNAGLGGTAELADMTDEQWTRVLDVTLNGTFRCTRAALRAMRQTGGGVIVNNASVVGWRAQAGQAHYAAAKAGVMALTRCAAVEAAAYGVRVNAVAPSLAMHPHLVKVTSAELLAELTAREAFGRYAEPWEVANVIVFLASGYSSYMTGEVVAVSSRHA; translated from the coding sequence ATGACAGGCGTCGAGAGCCCGGCCTACGTACCCGGGCACGGACTGCTGCGGGGGCGCACCGCCGTCGTCACCGCGGCGGCCGGTGCGGGCATCGGCGGCGCGACCGCGCGCCGGTTCCTGGAGGAGGGCGCACGGGTCCTCATCAGCGACGCCCACACGCGCCGGCTGAAGGAGTACGAGGCCGAGCTGGGCCGTGAGTTCCCGGGCGCGGTGAGCGCCGAACCGTGCGACGTCACCGACGAGGCACAGGTGCGGGCCCTCTTCGACGCGGCCGCGGCCGAGCACGGCCGGCTGGACGTCGTCGTCAACAACGCCGGACTCGGCGGCACCGCGGAGCTCGCCGACATGACCGACGAGCAGTGGACCCGCGTCCTCGACGTCACCTTGAACGGCACCTTCCGCTGCACCCGGGCGGCCCTGCGCGCCATGCGGCAGACCGGCGGCGGGGTGATCGTCAACAACGCCTCGGTCGTCGGCTGGCGCGCCCAGGCCGGGCAGGCGCACTACGCCGCCGCCAAGGCCGGGGTGATGGCCCTGACCCGCTGCGCGGCCGTCGAGGCGGCCGCGTACGGCGTGCGGGTCAACGCGGTCGCCCCGAGCCTCGCCATGCACCCGCACCTGGTGAAGGTCACCTCCGCCGAACTGCTGGCGGAACTCACCGCCCGCGAGGCCTTCGGGCGGTACGCGGAGCCCTGGGAGGTGGCCAACGTGATCGTGTTCCTCGCCTCCGGCTACTCCTCCTACATGACCGGCGAGGTCGTCGCCGTCAGCAGCCGGCACGCGTGA
- a CDS encoding TetR/AcrR family transcriptional regulator, translating into MPTKKKPQVTAAAARRGELLTTAAEVFAEHGYNATTVRRIADHAGMLAGSLYYHFDSKESMLEEILRTFLDELWDGYDTVLASGLGPRRTLEALVTESFREIDRHRAAVAIYQKESRQLAAQDRFAFLAESQRRFETAWLSTLERGVAERVFRADLDVRLTYRFVRDTVWVAASWYRPGGQHSPEEIARQYLSMVLDGIAVRDEQSG; encoded by the coding sequence GTGCCGACCAAGAAGAAGCCCCAGGTGACCGCCGCGGCCGCCCGGCGCGGCGAACTCCTCACCACCGCCGCCGAGGTGTTCGCCGAGCACGGCTACAACGCCACCACCGTCCGCAGGATCGCCGACCACGCGGGGATGCTCGCGGGCAGCCTCTACTACCACTTCGACTCCAAGGAGTCGATGCTCGAGGAGATCCTGCGGACCTTCCTCGACGAGCTGTGGGACGGCTACGACACCGTCCTCGCCTCCGGACTCGGGCCCCGCCGGACGCTGGAGGCGCTGGTCACCGAGTCCTTCCGGGAGATCGACCGGCACCGGGCCGCCGTCGCCATCTACCAGAAGGAGAGCAGGCAACTCGCCGCCCAGGACCGGTTCGCGTTCCTTGCCGAGTCGCAGCGCCGGTTCGAGACGGCCTGGCTCAGCACGCTGGAACGCGGCGTCGCCGAACGGGTCTTCCGCGCCGACCTCGACGTGCGGCTCACCTACCGCTTCGTGCGGGACACCGTGTGGGTCGCCGCCTCCTGGTACCGGCCCGGGGGACAGCACAGCCCCGAGGAGATCGCCCGGCAGTACCTGTCGATGGTGCTCGACGGGATCGCCGTACGCGACGAGCAGAGCGGATAG
- a CDS encoding acetyl-CoA C-acetyltransferase → MAEAYIVEAVRTPVGRRGGGLGGVHPADLGAHVLTALMERTGIDPAAVEDVVFGCLDAVGPQAGDIARTCWLAAGLPEEVPGVTVDRQCGSSQQAVHFAAQAVLSGTQDLVVAGGAQNMTQVPIAFASRQAAAPLGLTDGPFHGSAGWRARYGDQPVNQFTGAEMIAARWHISREDQEEFALRSHRRAIRAIDTGRFAREIVPHQDVTVDEGPRRDTTLEKMAALKPVVDGGTITAACSSQVSDGAAALLLASEGAVRDHGLRPRARVHHLSVRGEDPVRMLSAPIPATAHALRRTGLTIDAIDLVEINEAFAPVVLAWLKETGADPGRVNVNGGAIALGHPLGATGVRLMTTLLHELERTGGRYGLQTMCEGGGQANVTIIERL, encoded by the coding sequence ATGGCCGAGGCCTACATAGTCGAAGCGGTCCGCACGCCCGTCGGGCGGCGCGGGGGAGGGCTCGGCGGGGTGCACCCGGCCGATCTGGGCGCGCATGTGCTCACCGCGCTGATGGAGCGGACCGGCATCGACCCGGCCGCCGTGGAGGACGTCGTCTTCGGCTGTCTGGACGCGGTCGGACCGCAGGCCGGGGACATCGCCCGCACCTGCTGGCTCGCCGCGGGGCTGCCCGAGGAGGTGCCGGGCGTGACCGTCGACCGGCAGTGCGGCTCCTCCCAGCAGGCCGTGCACTTCGCCGCGCAGGCCGTGCTGTCCGGCACCCAGGACCTGGTCGTCGCGGGCGGCGCGCAGAACATGACCCAGGTCCCCATCGCCTTCGCCTCCCGGCAGGCCGCCGCCCCGCTCGGGCTGACCGACGGCCCCTTCCACGGCAGCGCCGGCTGGCGAGCCCGCTACGGCGACCAGCCCGTCAACCAGTTCACCGGCGCCGAGATGATCGCCGCCCGGTGGCACATCAGCCGCGAGGACCAGGAGGAGTTCGCCCTGCGCTCGCACCGGCGGGCGATCCGGGCGATCGACACCGGCCGCTTCGCACGCGAGATCGTTCCCCACCAGGACGTCACGGTGGACGAGGGCCCGCGCCGGGACACCACCCTGGAGAAGATGGCCGCGCTGAAGCCCGTCGTCGACGGCGGCACCATCACCGCCGCCTGCTCCTCCCAGGTCTCCGACGGTGCCGCCGCCCTGCTGCTCGCCTCCGAAGGGGCGGTACGCGACCACGGGCTGCGCCCGCGCGCCCGCGTCCACCACCTCTCCGTACGCGGCGAGGACCCCGTCCGCATGCTGTCCGCCCCCATCCCGGCCACCGCACACGCGCTGCGCAGGACCGGACTGACCATCGACGCCATCGACCTGGTGGAGATCAACGAGGCCTTCGCGCCGGTCGTTCTCGCCTGGCTGAAGGAGACCGGCGCCGACCCCGGCAGGGTCAACGTCAACGGCGGCGCGATCGCCCTCGGCCACCCCCTCGGCGCGACCGGCGTCCGTCTGATGACGACGCTGCTGCACGAACTGGAGCGCACCGGCGGCCGCTACGGCCTCCAGACCATGTGCGAGGGCGGCGGCCAGGCCAACGTGACGATCATCGAACGGCTCTGA
- a CDS encoding nitronate monooxygenase family protein gives METALTRLVGVRHPIVQTGMGWVAGPRLVSAAANAGALGILGSATMTLDQLREAVREVRSRTGAPFGVNLRADAGDAADRVRIMLEEGVRVASFALAPSRELITALKEAGVVVVPSVGARRHAEKVAAWGADAVIVQGGEGGGHTGEVATSVLLPQVVDAVRIPVVAAGGFFDGRGLVAALAYGAAGVAMGTRFLLTSDSTVPDAVKARYLAATVRDVTVTRAVDGLPHRMLRTELVDALERSGRARAFARALREAAGFRRLSGLSRRQLVRDGLALRHGKELSWSQVLLAANTPMLLRSAMVEGRTDRGVMAAGQVAGVIDDLPSCAELVDGMMAQAGEIIGALRTGGASTHA, from the coding sequence ATGGAGACCGCGCTCACCCGGCTGGTCGGGGTCCGCCATCCGATCGTGCAGACCGGGATGGGGTGGGTGGCCGGGCCCAGGCTGGTCTCGGCGGCGGCGAACGCGGGCGCCCTGGGCATCCTGGGGTCCGCGACGATGACGCTCGACCAGTTGCGCGAGGCCGTACGGGAGGTGCGGTCCCGGACCGGGGCGCCGTTCGGGGTGAACCTGCGGGCCGACGCGGGCGACGCGGCCGACCGGGTGCGGATCATGCTGGAGGAGGGCGTGCGGGTGGCCTCCTTCGCCCTCGCCCCCTCACGTGAGCTGATCACCGCGCTCAAGGAGGCCGGGGTGGTGGTCGTCCCGTCCGTCGGGGCGCGGCGGCACGCCGAGAAGGTGGCCGCGTGGGGCGCGGACGCGGTGATCGTGCAGGGCGGCGAGGGCGGCGGGCACACCGGTGAGGTGGCGACGAGCGTGCTGCTGCCGCAGGTGGTGGACGCGGTGCGGATACCGGTCGTGGCGGCGGGCGGTTTCTTCGACGGGCGGGGGCTGGTGGCGGCGCTGGCGTACGGGGCGGCCGGGGTCGCGATGGGCACGCGGTTCCTGCTCACCTCCGACTCGACGGTGCCGGACGCGGTGAAGGCGAGGTATCTGGCGGCGACGGTGCGGGACGTCACGGTGACGCGCGCGGTGGACGGGCTGCCGCACCGGATGCTGCGCACGGAGCTGGTGGACGCGCTGGAGCGGTCGGGCCGGGCGCGTGCCTTCGCCCGGGCGCTCCGGGAGGCGGCGGGTTTCCGGCGGCTGTCGGGGCTGAGCCGGCGGCAGCTGGTCCGTGACGGGCTCGCGCTGAGACACGGCAAGGAGCTGTCCTGGAGCCAGGTGCTGCTGGCCGCGAACACGCCGATGCTGCTCAGGTCGGCGATGGTCGAGGGGCGTACGGACCGCGGAGTGATGGCGGCCGGTCAGGTGGCCGGGGTGATCGACGATCTGCCGTCGTGCGCGGAGCTGGTGGACGGGATGATGGCGCAGGCCGGGGAGATCATCGGTGCGCTCCGGACGGGCGGCGCTTCGACGCACGCATGA
- a CDS encoding CoA-transferase subunit beta: MSVTRAGTGVTRAEYCVIACAEAWRGAGEILASPMGLIPSLGARLARLTFAPDLLLTDGEALLVRPDGTPEGCLPYRQHLTLVAGGRRHVMMGASQIDRYGNQNISCVGDFEHPRRQLLGVRGASLNTLNNPTSYWVPRHSRRVFVERVDMVCGVGYDRAAELGATARFHRVVRVVSDLGVFDFSTPDRSMRLASLHPGVSPEQVREATGFPLAVPERVPCTRGAGAEELRLIREVLDPAGDRAHEVPEGARD; this comes from the coding sequence ATGAGCGTCACCCGGGCCGGGACGGGCGTCACCCGGGCCGAGTACTGCGTGATCGCCTGCGCCGAGGCATGGCGGGGCGCCGGCGAGATCCTGGCGAGCCCGATGGGCCTGATCCCCTCGCTGGGGGCGCGGCTGGCACGGCTCACCTTCGCGCCCGATCTGCTGCTGACCGACGGCGAGGCGCTGCTGGTCCGCCCGGACGGCACACCCGAGGGCTGTCTGCCGTACCGGCAGCACCTGACCCTGGTGGCGGGCGGGCGCCGGCACGTGATGATGGGCGCGAGCCAGATCGACCGGTACGGCAACCAGAACATCTCCTGCGTCGGCGACTTCGAGCACCCCCGCCGGCAGCTCCTCGGGGTGCGCGGGGCGTCGCTCAACACGCTCAACAACCCGACGAGTTACTGGGTCCCCCGGCATTCGCGCCGGGTGTTCGTGGAGCGCGTGGACATGGTGTGCGGGGTGGGGTACGACCGGGCGGCGGAGCTCGGCGCCACGGCCCGCTTCCACCGTGTCGTCCGGGTCGTCTCCGATCTCGGGGTCTTCGACTTCTCGACACCGGACCGCTCGATGCGGCTCGCCTCGCTGCATCCCGGGGTGAGCCCGGAGCAGGTGCGGGAGGCCACGGGCTTCCCGCTCGCGGTGCCGGAGCGCGTGCCGTGCACCCGGGGGGCCGGGGCCGAGGAGCTGCGGCTGATCCGTGAGGTGCTGGATCCGGCCGGGGACCGGGCACACGAGGTGCCGGAGGGGGCGAGGGACTGA
- a CDS encoding CoA transferase subunit A — protein sequence MGDKTMTADEVVARLESGMTLGIGGWGSRRKPMALVRALLRSGVRDLTVVSYGGPDVGMLAAADRISHLVTAFVTLDTIPLEPHYRAAREGDGLRLTEVDEGMFLSGLQAAAQRLPFLPVRAGVGSDVMRVNPRLRTITSPYEDGETLVAMPALRLDAALVHVDRADRLGNGQCLGPDPYFDDLFCEAADAAYVSCERIVDTAELTKEAAPHSLLLKRLAVTGVVEAPDGAHFTSCAPEYGRDEEFQRCYASTPWPEFAGRFLGADEDAYRTAVHEWRKEQGR from the coding sequence ATGGGCGACAAGACGATGACCGCGGACGAGGTGGTCGCACGGCTGGAGAGCGGCATGACGCTCGGCATCGGCGGCTGGGGGTCGCGCCGCAAGCCGATGGCCCTCGTCCGTGCGCTGCTGCGGTCCGGGGTCAGGGACCTGACGGTCGTCTCGTACGGCGGCCCGGACGTCGGCATGCTGGCCGCGGCCGACCGGATCAGCCACCTGGTCACGGCCTTCGTCACGCTGGACACGATCCCGCTGGAGCCGCACTACCGGGCGGCACGCGAGGGCGACGGCCTCCGGCTCACGGAGGTCGACGAGGGGATGTTCCTGTCGGGCCTCCAGGCGGCGGCACAGCGGCTGCCCTTCCTGCCGGTGCGGGCCGGGGTCGGCTCGGACGTGATGCGGGTCAACCCGCGGCTGCGGACGATCACCTCGCCGTACGAGGACGGGGAGACGCTCGTGGCCATGCCCGCCCTGCGGCTGGACGCGGCCCTGGTGCACGTCGACCGCGCCGACCGGCTGGGCAACGGCCAGTGCCTCGGCCCGGATCCGTACTTCGACGACCTGTTCTGCGAGGCGGCGGACGCGGCCTACGTCTCCTGCGAACGGATCGTGGACACCGCCGAGCTGACCAAGGAGGCGGCTCCGCACTCGCTGCTCCTCAAGCGGCTCGCGGTGACCGGCGTGGTGGAGGCACCCGACGGCGCGCACTTCACCTCCTGCGCCCCGGAGTACGGCCGGGACGAGGAGTTCCAGCGGTGCTACGCGTCCACGCCGTGGCCGGAGTTCGCAGGGCGGTTCCTCGGCGCGGACGAGGACGCGTACCGGACCGCGGTGCACGAGTGGCGCAAGGAGCAGGGGCGATGA
- a CDS encoding enoyl-CoA hydratase family protein, which produces MGVSTSSPEKGISLVTIDFPPVNALPVAGWFALAEAVRAAGRDPGVRCVVLAAEGRGFNAGVDIKEIQTAGRRALIGANQGCAEAFAAVYECETPVVAAVQGFCLGGGIGLVGNADAIVASEDATFGLPELDRGALGAATHLARLVPQHLMRALYFTGRRATAAELHGHGSVWRVVPRADLPSAALELAGEIAAKDGRLLRMAKSAINGIDPVDVRRSYRFEQGFTFEANLSGLADHIRDTFGKEGA; this is translated from the coding sequence ATGGGTGTCTCCACCTCGTCCCCGGAAAAGGGGATTTCGCTCGTCACGATCGACTTCCCACCGGTGAACGCGCTGCCGGTGGCCGGCTGGTTCGCGCTGGCCGAGGCCGTCCGCGCGGCAGGCCGCGATCCGGGGGTCCGGTGCGTCGTGCTGGCCGCCGAGGGGCGCGGCTTCAACGCGGGCGTGGACATCAAGGAGATACAGACGGCCGGCCGCCGGGCGCTGATCGGCGCCAACCAGGGGTGCGCCGAGGCCTTCGCCGCGGTCTACGAGTGCGAGACACCGGTGGTGGCGGCGGTGCAGGGCTTCTGCCTGGGCGGCGGGATAGGTCTGGTGGGCAACGCGGACGCCATCGTGGCGAGCGAGGACGCCACCTTCGGCCTGCCGGAGCTGGACCGGGGCGCGCTGGGCGCCGCGACCCATCTGGCCCGGCTGGTCCCGCAGCACCTGATGCGGGCGCTGTACTTCACCGGGCGCAGAGCGACCGCCGCCGAGCTGCACGGGCACGGTTCCGTCTGGCGTGTGGTGCCGCGCGCGGATCTGCCGTCGGCGGCACTGGAGCTGGCCGGGGAGATCGCCGCCAAGGACGGGCGGCTGCTGCGCATGGCCAAGTCGGCCATCAACGGCATCGATCCGGTCGACGTGCGCCGCAGCTACCGCTTCGAACAGGGCTTCACCTTCGAGGCCAATCTCAGCGGGCTGGCCGACCACATCCGCGACACGTTCGGGAAGGAGGGCGCGTAG
- a CDS encoding SDR family oxidoreductase, with translation MDNSAAHPVDSSLHGRTVVVTGGTRGVGAGIARAFAEAGARVLACARRPPEEPLEGVGFTALDLRDPPAVRAFFAALPRLDVLVNNAGGTPYRPLIEPGADAVALAERHARIVELNLITPLTASLAAYGHLRRSRGSVVMVGSVSGARPSPGTAAYGAAKAGLAGLAASMAVEWAPEVRVNTLVVGMVRTELAHLHYGGPDGLAAVSRTVPLGRLAAPADVGAAAVFLASAAAAYISGASLQVHGGGERPAFLDAAAVGTTVRPDGREAAGEAAGHRATDASTTPLEG, from the coding sequence GTGGACAACTCGGCGGCGCACCCTGTGGACAGCTCGCTGCACGGCCGTACCGTCGTCGTCACCGGCGGCACCCGGGGCGTCGGCGCCGGGATCGCGCGGGCCTTCGCCGAAGCCGGGGCCCGGGTCCTGGCCTGTGCCCGCAGACCCCCCGAAGAGCCCCTGGAAGGCGTCGGGTTCACCGCGCTGGACCTGCGCGATCCGCCCGCCGTCCGCGCCTTCTTCGCCGCGCTGCCCCGCCTCGACGTGCTCGTCAACAACGCCGGCGGAACGCCGTACCGGCCGCTGATCGAGCCCGGTGCCGACGCCGTCGCCCTCGCCGAACGGCATGCGCGCATCGTCGAGCTGAACCTGATCACCCCGCTGACCGCGTCCCTCGCCGCCTACGGGCACCTGCGCCGCAGCCGCGGCTCGGTCGTGATGGTCGGCAGTGTCAGCGGAGCGCGCCCCTCGCCGGGTACGGCCGCCTACGGCGCGGCCAAGGCGGGCCTCGCCGGGCTGGCCGCCTCGATGGCCGTGGAGTGGGCGCCGGAGGTCCGCGTCAACACGCTCGTGGTCGGGATGGTCCGCACCGAACTGGCCCATCTCCACTACGGCGGCCCCGACGGTCTCGCCGCCGTCTCCCGCACCGTCCCGCTGGGCCGGCTGGCCGCCCCCGCCGACGTGGGCGCCGCCGCCGTCTTCCTCGCCTCCGCCGCGGCCGCGTACATCAGCGGGGCGAGCCTTCAGGTCCACGGAGGCGGCGAACGGCCCGCGTTCCTGGACGCGGCGGCCGTCGGTACGACCGTGCGGCCGGACGGCCGGGAAGCGGCCGGCGAGGCCGCCGGACACCGGGCGACGGATGCCTCGACCACACCCCTGGAGGGCTGA
- a CDS encoding SDR family oxidoreductase — translation MDDDESAGTGGICDGRVVVVTGAGRGLGRAHALAFAAEGARVVVNDLGVGLDGRPGPDGPAARVVEEIRAAGGEAVAHGGDIATGAGAESLIRTAVETYGRLDTLVCNAGFLRDRMLVNLDEDDWDAVIRVHLKGHFLPLKHAAVHWRAEAKAGRTPAARVVHTGSGAGLLGSVGQANYSAAKAGIVGLTLVAAAELARYGVQVNAVAPAARTRMTERTFAAAMAAPADGFDAMAPENVSPLVVWLGSAASAGVTGRVFEAEGGRITVMEGWRPGPTADKGARWTPAGAGELARGLLSAAEPPGAVYGS, via the coding sequence ATGGACGATGACGAATCGGCCGGGACGGGCGGGATCTGCGACGGGCGGGTCGTCGTGGTCACCGGAGCGGGCCGCGGGCTCGGCCGCGCCCATGCGCTGGCCTTCGCGGCGGAGGGGGCGCGGGTCGTCGTCAACGATCTCGGTGTCGGTCTCGACGGCCGCCCGGGACCGGACGGCCCCGCGGCCCGGGTGGTCGAGGAGATCCGGGCCGCGGGCGGTGAGGCGGTCGCGCACGGCGGCGACATCGCCACCGGCGCGGGTGCCGAGTCCCTGATCCGGACCGCCGTGGAGACGTACGGCCGGCTCGACACCCTCGTCTGCAACGCCGGATTCCTGCGCGACCGGATGCTGGTCAACCTCGACGAGGACGACTGGGACGCGGTGATCCGCGTCCATCTCAAGGGCCACTTCCTGCCCCTGAAGCACGCCGCCGTCCACTGGCGGGCCGAGGCCAAGGCGGGGCGCACTCCGGCGGCCCGGGTGGTGCACACCGGCAGCGGGGCCGGCCTGCTGGGCTCGGTCGGCCAGGCGAACTACAGCGCGGCCAAGGCCGGGATCGTGGGCCTCACCCTCGTCGCGGCGGCCGAACTGGCCCGCTACGGCGTCCAGGTCAACGCCGTCGCCCCGGCCGCCCGCACCCGGATGACGGAACGCACCTTCGCCGCGGCCATGGCGGCGCCGGCCGACGGTTTCGACGCCATGGCGCCGGAGAACGTCTCCCCGCTCGTGGTCTGGCTCGGCTCGGCCGCGAGCGCCGGTGTCACCGGCCGGGTGTTCGAGGCGGAGGGCGGCCGGATCACCGTCATGGAGGGCTGGCGACCCGGCCCCACCGCCGACAAGGGGGCGCGGTGGACACCGGCCGGGGCGGGGGAGCTGGCACGCGGACTGCTGTCGGCCGCGGAACCGCCCGGGGCGGTCTACGGGTCCTAG
- a CDS encoding MarR family winged helix-turn-helix transcriptional regulator: MTKRDGAERAEVLGRLVEVGRAHGAVTVMFHSALSAQRGLNATEVRTLDHLRREGPLTAKDLAGLTGLAPASVTGLLDRLEAKGFVRRVRHPTDKRRVVVELNEEEPAGPAGFLDDWAREVAEACAEFDTGELETVIRFLSVMDERQRAAAARLTAPPS; the protein is encoded by the coding sequence ATGACGAAGCGGGACGGGGCGGAGCGCGCGGAGGTACTGGGGCGGCTCGTGGAGGTGGGGCGGGCCCACGGCGCGGTGACGGTGATGTTCCACTCGGCCCTCTCCGCGCAGCGGGGACTGAACGCGACGGAGGTGCGGACCCTCGACCACCTGCGGCGCGAGGGCCCGCTGACCGCCAAGGACCTGGCCGGGCTGACCGGTCTCGCCCCCGCCTCCGTCACCGGTCTGCTCGACCGTCTGGAGGCCAAGGGCTTCGTCCGGCGGGTCAGGCACCCGACGGACAAGCGCCGGGTGGTCGTCGAGCTGAACGAGGAGGAGCCCGCCGGGCCGGCCGGTTTCCTCGACGACTGGGCGCGGGAGGTCGCCGAGGCCTGCGCGGAGTTCGACACCGGCGAACTGGAGACCGTGATCCGGTTCCTGTCGGTCATGGACGAGCGCCAGCGCGCGGCGGCGGCCCGGCTGACCGCGCCGCCCTCGTGA